The sequence TGTCAGGAATATCTGCAAAAAGGAACCTATCTTTATGTAGAAGGCAAATTGCAGACCAGAAGCTACGATGACCGTGACGGTGTCAAACGATATGTGACCGAAATCAAAGCTACAGAATTTGGCCTGCTCGAACGCAAACCTGGTCTTGAATCTGCAGGCGGGGAACCGCCCATCGATACCCTGCCGCCGGAAACAAGTGGTACGGGTGAAGATGATGTTCCGTTTTGAAGTACTTGTAGGGGCGACCCTCGTGGTCGCCCGCGCGGGCAGGCACAAGGCCTGCCCCTACCAGTTCTAATTATGATGAAGAAGATTCAGGTTCCGCAGCAGTTCTTCGAATCACTCATCGGAAGAATGGATGAGAACCTGAAAACAATGGAAAAGTATATCGGTGTTCGAGTGTCCGGCCGGGGCAACGAAATTTTCATCGAAGGCGAGGAAGAATCGGTTCAACATACCGAGGTTCTGATACGCAAGCTTATGGATCTCTTGCAAAGCGGTTACACGATCACTTCCGGCGACATCAAAACGGCAGCCAGCCTGATGGAACAGAATCCAGATGTGGATCTCAATCAGTTTTTCTTGAGCCAGAGAATCATTCCTTCAAGCAAGAAGCACGTCGTTCCAAAGAGCTTCAATCAGAAAAAATACATTGAAGCAATGCACAATTACGATCTCGTGTTCGCGGTCGGTCCTGCCGGGACAGGCAAAACATATCTTGCGATGGCAATGGCTCTTTCGGCGCTAACGAATCGCGCCATCAGCAGGATCATCCTAACGAGGCCCGCAGTGGAAGCCGGTGAAAAACTCGGATTTTTGCCTGGGGACCTGCTCGAGAAGGTGAATCCTTATTTGCGTCCGCTCTATGATGCCCTGTATGATTTGGTCGAGCTGGACAAGGCCTCCAAATTCATTGAAAAAGGACTCATTGAAATTGCCCCTATTGCATTCATGAGAGGACGAACGCTCAACGATAGTTTTGTCATTCTGGATGAGGCTCAGAACACTACATCCGAGCAGATGAAAATGTTTCTGACAAGACTCGGTTTCAATTCAAAAGCCGTGGTTACCGGCGATATCACACAGATTGACCTGCCGCCGGGGAAAATTTCAGGGTTGAGGGAAGCCATTGACATTTTGAGCCACGTGGACGAAATTTCCTTTCAGTACTTCAATGAACACGACGTTGTCCGACATCCTCTGGTCAAAAAGATTATTCGCGCGTATGAAGACTATCCAGGAAGTCAGCGAAAGACTGCACCGGTAACCCTGGATCCTGTGGAGAGCATCTGAAGAAGTTCAAAGCAATGAGTAATGAGTGATGAGTCCGTGTTGAGGGTCTCATTGCTCATGACTCATTACTGTGGCACTAATTCATGAAACACAAGATAAAGATATTCAATCCGCCGGAAACTGAAAACACCGCAATCAGGATCAGGCAACAAGTTTCGAAAGTGCTGCGGGACAAAGATTTCTGGTGGGGTTTACTTTTCCTTTTTGTATTGCTGCTTTTATTCGGCACGCGCTCCGAAACGCCTATCCCTGAATACAACGTTGGTGACATCGCCCACAGCACCGTCCGCGCACCCAGAGACATTCAGATTCCGGACTTACGCACTACTGAAAAGAAGAGAAAAGAAGAACAACAGAAAGTGCTTCCCGTTTACGATTATGAAGCGAATCTTGCCAACTCTTCCGTATCGCGTCTACACGAGATTTTCGTGTATTTGCGGAACCAG is a genomic window of bacterium containing:
- a CDS encoding single-stranded DNA-binding protein — protein: MKSINKVILIGHLGRAPEVRYTQGGAPVANFSLATNEYWTSNTGEKQERTEWHKIVAWGKLAEFCQEYLQKGTYLYVEGKLQTRSYDDRDGVKRYVTEIKATEFGLLERKPGLESAGGEPPIDTLPPETSGTGEDDVPF
- a CDS encoding PhoH family protein; this translates as MMKKIQVPQQFFESLIGRMDENLKTMEKYIGVRVSGRGNEIFIEGEEESVQHTEVLIRKLMDLLQSGYTITSGDIKTAASLMEQNPDVDLNQFFLSQRIIPSSKKHVVPKSFNQKKYIEAMHNYDLVFAVGPAGTGKTYLAMAMALSALTNRAISRIILTRPAVEAGEKLGFLPGDLLEKVNPYLRPLYDALYDLVELDKASKFIEKGLIEIAPIAFMRGRTLNDSFVILDEAQNTTSEQMKMFLTRLGFNSKAVVTGDITQIDLPPGKISGLREAIDILSHVDEISFQYFNEHDVVRHPLVKKIIRAYEDYPGSQRKTAPVTLDPVESI